TCGCTATCATTAAAACTTTAACGTATTTCTATTGTGATTTGTGTTATATATTTCGCAGTATTACATTAGCTTTTATTACGGCttcaagacaaaaaaaaaaactgtgactaATGGACAGATTAATCGGATAGATAGACAATGGTGGCTTAGTAATCATTGTTTGGCGCTCATCTAGAACGGAACTTTACAAAGAGtgcaaattttaagttttctcAACTCAATATCCTTATTTACTATTTCAGCCATCGGTCCCCTATCCAGCTTTTGAAGACACGTTCTCTGCTTTTGATGACTCGGCTATTTGCCCTCAAGTAGAAGAATTCAACAACACTATAGTCGGGACCGTTGACTGTCTGCATCTCAACGTATACGTTCCTACTGCTGCTTCTTCTAGAAACGTTTTGCCTGTCCTCGTTTGGGATCTATGGAGGTGGTTTGAAATGGATTGCAGGACGATATATTTACGGTCCAAAGTTTTTGGTCAGGCATGATATCATCTTGGTTACACTTAACTATCGCCTAGGGCCGTACGGTTTCATGTGCCTCGATACACCTGCAGCACCCGGCAATCAGGGACTCAAAGATCAACAACTAGCTCTAAGATGGGTTAGAGACAACATTGAAGCATTCGGTGGTGATGCTGACAAAATAACCATATTCGGTGAAAGTGCTGGTTCGGCGTCAGTCGATTTTCACCTATATCAAGAACAAGAAAACTTGTTTCAACAAGCTATAATGCAGAGTGGGACTATTCTGAATCCCTGGGTAGTAACCAACCCTGGTAACGAAGGACCATTAAAATTGGCTGAACATCTTGGTGTTAACACAGACGATGTAAGTGAGGCATTGTCATTCTTAGCCACAGTTGAAACAAAGCTTGTTATAGCTGCTACAATAGAGCTGGGCTTGACATTCCGACCATGTCTAGAAAATAACTTTGACGATTGTAGTACCGTTTATAACAGAACATCCAATTAACTTGCCTGTACCAAAATGCTCGATTTGTCAAACTTTTCATTGGATTCAATAACGACGAAGGACTAGCTTTTTATGGAAATGCGAATGCTGAGTCTTTATCACAATTAGATATCGTTGGTGATTCTTTAAGTGAAGCTTTTGACTTCGATAGTCACACTTATGAAGAAATGTCAGAAATTCTTAGACATTTTTACTTCGGTGACAAGGATGTGAGTGAAGAAACTAAAACGTCAAGTTTTAGATTTATTCTCGGATATAGTTTTTTGGTCATCCGACGCAGAGAAGTCTTCGGAAATACTACGACAACGGGGCTAAACACcatatacatacttattttcGTACGCCGGTGaaagaaattttgtaaaatataacaacaagATAACTATTGGCGGCGCGTCTCATGCAGatgaaataagttatttatttgacgtttcaTACATGAAACAATTATGTCAGATGAAGAACAAGTCGTAGTTGACAGGATGACACTTTGTGGGCCAATTTCGTAAAAATATGggtatgaatattttttttaagcaagaatttaataaaaaaattagtcattaattattttcaagttCGAATAATGTTATAGTTGTAATTtagactgtacctacttatttaactACCCAAAAATTTCATTTCTTAACTTTCAGAGACCCAACTCCAGAGACTACGGACTTGCTTACCAGTGAAATGGTTCCGGCTACCAGAGACAGGTGGAACTACTTGAATATAGACTCGGAGTTGACTATGGAGAGCAGACCTTTTAATGACAGGATGGCTTTCTTAGACCTCTTCTACAAGATGAACGAAAACTTTCAGAAAGGCATAAACCAAAATGATGCTTAGCAATCCTTTGATACTTTTATGCTGTTTTCATAATTTTgttatattaggtactttattatagTTTTCATCAATGTAATATAAACTGAACAAAAGTCgtagttaataaaattattttgattttggaaAGAAACGATCTTACTGAGGCATGTACTCGTATCTTTAATTCTTGGTCCAAAGCCTGTAGATACTACAATCAAATATACCTACGGGGGCTTGACGTTTAATCGTCTGTACACGTAGAAATCACTATGGGTATTGACAGAAAGATCATTCTCTGAACTCATTGACACCCGAATAGCTTAGTGGTTAGACTACAAAACTTAAAGTTCCGGTTCGATTTATTTACGCAAGTATATTTTTccgttacaaaaatattatttaagtttaaattcATTAATGAGATAAAATATCGCTTTTTATAAACATCTGGAAAATAATCACAGGAAACAAAAGCATACCCACAGTTTTCGCTCGCTGCACTGCTTCAATCTGGTTGGTAAAGTAACATGTGGATAGAAATGACAGTTTGCTAATTGATATTTACAATCGTCATTTTAGTCCAATATTATGTTGGAGCAGTTCCAATAGTGGTTCCCCTGGTGGACAGCAAGGCGGGATTGATCCGAGGACAGGCGGCTGCGGATGTAAACTACCTACAATATGTATACCTTACGCTAAAGTTGACGAGGCAAATCCTTTTGAGTACTTACGTCAGAAGCACTAGCCTAATAATTGGAACCATGTCCTTTAAACAGGATGTTTagattatttgaaattaatatgcGATTAACTTTGACCACTTATTTAAATCCTCTCTAAGAATCTCAAGAAGAATATCTGCCAAATTCCATTTTAGTTTCGACTGGTGACTGGGCGATGATGAATCTGGACAAACTGTTTATATGTAAGTAGGAGAAGAAGTTACATTTGTTTACCATCAGCTTTATGTTGGAAGAAAATATCATGATATCTGCACGCATCTACGAAGAATTtgaattgtgtgtgtgtgaagttctcaatctacactgggcccgcgtgggaactatgaatCAAGTCtactcattctgagagaaaggcatgtaccctgcagtgggaagtataatcctactactactaatattataaatgcgaaagttttatCAGTgagagtatgtttgttacttcttcacgctgaaacggctgggacggatttcgatgaaattttggtatgtagatagcaggacatctggaataaaacataggctacttttattccgatattcccacgggatagggataaatctcgaaacaacaaccgctgcgcttagagtcatgaaatttgacaatgATTGTTTTAaagtaacgtcaatgaaaaccacgatttaattttctgggaatttccacgggaatttttaaaaaNNNNNNNNNNNNNNNNNNNNNNNNNNNNNNNNNNNNNNNNNNNNNNNNNNNNNNNNNNNNNNNNNNNNNNNNNNNNNNNNNNNNNNNNNNNNNNNNNNNNNNNNNNNNNNNNNNNNNNNNNNNNNNNNNNNNNNNNNNNNNNNNNNNNNNNNNNNNNNNNNNNNNNNNNNNNNNNNNNNNNNNNNNNNNNNNNNNNNNNNNNNNNNNNNNNNNNNNNNNNNNNNNNNNNNNNNNNNNNNNNNNNNNNNNNNNNNNNNNNNNNNNNNNNNNNNNNNNNNNNNNNNNNNNNNNNNNNNNNNNNNNNNNNNNNNNNNNNNNNNNNNNNNNNNNNNNNNNNNNNNNNNNNNNNNNNNNNNNNNNNNNNNNNNNNNNNNNNNNNNNNNNNNNNNNNNNNNNNNNNNNNNNNNNNNNNNNNNNNNNNNNNNNNNNNNNNNNNNNNNNNNNNNNNNNNNNNNNNNNNNNNNNNNNNNNNNNNNNNNNNNNNNNNNNNNNNNNNNNNNNNNNNNNNNNNNNNNNNNNNNNNNNNNNNNNNNNNNNNNNNNNNNNNNNNNNNNNNNNNNNNNNNNNNNNNNNNNNNNNNNNNNNNNNNNNNNNNNtcaaatgatatttatttgatattaatgtttatttattaaattaaaaaaatactttaatccctagagaataaaaaggagctttagtccctatatgcagagactaaattaacattttaagagcatgagatgtgaaaacaaaacaaagataCTATAATAATGTCTTACACCCATCGTAGTCTAGTGTTTCGACCTATGgtctcttaagcagaggatagTGGGTTCCGATCCGGGTTTGCACATCTAAGTTTTGGTTCTGGGACTGGGATTGGCCCCCAATGAAGACCGCACATTTTTAACTATTATTGGGTATTAGTCATAAGTCATAAGTCATTATGTCCATGAGAATTTAGTATACATCCCAGaacttcaatattttatttacatgccAGTTGCATCTGGATTATTCTAGATGTAATGAATCAACGAACAGAGCCACAGGCAAAAGTATATAATTCTTAATTTTTGGCTAAAACCGCTGCATAATTACACCGAATGCGGCgttaaaaatgtgtttaatttaaaacaagagCCATTATTTACTTGCTCGTAATGGCGGTTCGTTTAATTACAAAACGCCGTAAACATTGTCGACCGTCACCCCCCGCCTTCagctctccaaatttttgtataaataaatgacgTCATTTTAAAGGTAATTTGTATGACAACCAATGTCGGTTGACATAAGCTTGGGCTGCAAGGCTTCACAATAACCTTTGTCAATGAGTTGTGGCCATCAAAGTTACGTAACTAACACGTGGTCCTCGCAGCGTCATTCGGGTTTGCCGATCGTCGGCGGAAACGCCCGAAGCGCGACCGTATATCGATCGGGTGGCGCGAGCGAGCGACGCGGCCGTGACGTCAGACACGGCACTAAAAACTAGCACTGACTGTACAACCTTGAATAGGAGGAGTGAATCCGAGTTCTATCGGGTTATCTTAAGGTCGTTTTTGGCTGGTGCGAGGCGAAACCTTTGTTCATTTCGTCTGTGGTTAAGGGCACGTCCCCTGCTGACCCACATAGTGTTAGCCGTGTTCGATGCGTAATGCGTATGCATCAGCAACGTACAATTAATCCATTTAATTGGTTGTAAAAATAGTACAGGAGTCAGAGCAATGTTACTGTGTGAATTAGGTACCTTACGAAATCGACGTCGACGGTTTTTTAACGACCGACGCAAAACGAGGGTGTTATTTTAACGTAAATGTCTGTAGGNNNNNNNNNNNNNNNNNNNNNNNNNNNNNNNNNNNNNNNNNNNNNNNNNNNNNNNNNNNNNNNNNNNNNNNNNNNNNNNNNNNNNNNNNNNNNNNNNNNNGTTCTTAAAGAAACCTTCACAAAGTAACACAATTTAATAAACTATTCTAACTAGTTAAGTTAAAGTCAGTAAGAATAAATCGCTagagctcttaaaaaaaacatttattcaatttcttgagggtacattattacattaccgctggtgcctctttttaagtaaaaaaatacctgtGCTAAGAGACACCGTTAGTTACTCTGTAAACAGGTATCTACTTTGTTTAGTGGaaaattttatgcaaaattacatgcagaaggaaaaaaaacatgcgaaattaattaaaaatacatttaaatcactatttgagtttttttttgttaaacacgcaaaggttaactggacgagatccctttaagggataagttcgctaTTGTACATCTTATTTTCCTTGATTACTGTTATTATTcatgttttactttttatgtacAAACTCTTGTACCTTAGGCTCCCGCATATTGGCACGCGTAAACCGGATTAGCGGAGTTAGGGCAGTATGTGCCGCTCCTTGGCGGGATTCGATTAGCTAACTCGCGGCCTGATGAGCAGCCGCGGAGACTGGCGACGTGTCAAGTCTTGAgcaatgccgtctccgtctattcgaacaaaacaaatagagacggcatcaaatttaaccgtcagttaacactaatcaatggatggtgaaacagcccctaagtttagACGGGCGACCCTACACGGTATACCTAATGTATACAGGTGGTAGacctgtgcaaggtccgcccggattgctaccaccatcttgctcgctaatcctgccatgaagcagcagtgcttgcactgttgtgtttcggcgtggagtgtaagacagccagtgaaattactggcacttgaggtatcccatcttaggcctctatgttggcaacgcatctgcaatacccctggtgttgtagatgtgtatgggcggtggtgatctcttaccatcaggagactcacttgctcgtttgccatctagtcgaataaaaaaaaaacttaaagacCAATAACGATTATAATTTATGTGTGTATACCGCCCGTATTTTAAATTTGGTTATGTGCGTAAATGCACAGCTGGTGAGTGTGTAGCTAACTTAtaattcaacagtcgggaccattatgtactaagaatttttgagctggtcatgatgtaaatgggtcccgactgttgaactttaagttagctacttaacatagttctagcccactaggcttGTTTTCATATTTTCAGTAGGTATTTTCTAGGGCTTTTAGATTATTCAAGTCTAgtgacttgttttcttctttttagtattttttaaggcagtcgtttttttttacttttttgtcttAGACCTAAGGTTTGTAGACGTGCGGTCTATGTAGACAAAATGAAAAGCAAgtgtattaaaaagaaaaactatagtAAATTTCCGCGGAAAGTTGTTTGTGGCCAGCATTATGCcattaaaaaaagatattaaaacAATATGGCTTTTGGATTAAAAATCGCAATCgttgtaataaatattgttttaaaccgATATCTTTTGCCGCAGGCCTTTTATGCAAATAGTTTGTGGGGATCAAAGGGATTGATGGAACTGTTAAAAAACCATTTTTGGAATTAACAGCATTTTACATTGAATACTgcgttttttattgtttgctatgtttcgtaaatattttacgtttttaaaTATGTGAAGGTGCT
Above is a window of Choristoneura fumiferana chromosome 2, NRCan_CFum_1, whole genome shotgun sequence DNA encoding:
- the LOC141445402 gene encoding LOW QUALITY PROTEIN: carboxylic ester hydrolase-like (The sequence of the model RefSeq protein was modified relative to this genomic sequence to represent the inferred CDS: deleted 2 bases in 2 codons) — translated: MARYCNIPNVPPSVPYPAFEDTFSAFDDSAICPQVEEFNNTIVGTVDCLHLNVYVPTAASSRNVLPVLVWIYGGGLKWIAGRYIYGPKFLVRHDIILVTLNYRLGPYGFMCLDTPAAPGNQGLKDQQLALRWVRDNIEAFGGDADKITIFGESAGSASVDFHLYQEQENLFQQAIMQSGTILNPWVVTNPGNEGPLKLAEHLGVNTDDVSEALSFLATVETKLVIAATIELGLTFRPCLENNFDDVVPFITEHPINLPTTDLLTSEMVPATRDRWNYLNIDSELTMESRPFNDRMAFLDLFYKMNENFQKGINQNDA